One window from the genome of Xiphophorus hellerii strain 12219 chromosome 16, Xiphophorus_hellerii-4.1, whole genome shotgun sequence encodes:
- the nfil3-6 gene encoding nuclear factor, interleukin 3 regulated, member 6 — translation MMLEEECQGVRGQQELTVLRTVDSPGAAPSSGPEGPLSFTDEAVSILTSSNLLARSLLGRTSAVKRKESPAATTARRKREFIPQDKKDESYWDKRRKNNEAAKRSREKRRVNDMVLESRVLALLEENARLRAELLALKFRFGLIKDPSNTQILPLAGAPQHNLPNLTPQYYPHRGDGGPQSSNPNNHLGQSGTRSSREAGNISEDSGFSTPGGSSVGSPIFFDERFGDHGKFSPQRVEEMGYDLQQSPGDVHHSAALAVGKPDQAEGMKNLPHKLRFKTPGSGEGLDIGCDNASVRRSPRETRKGPSGGEVGAGHCPGSWVQQLEREECQKERQTLHYGTSTAGCNLHSPPMPGQSDVQYQHENTYLKSQLSSLSEEVAQLKKLFTEQLMSKIN, via the coding sequence ATGATGTTGGAGGAGGAGTGCCAGGGTGTGAGGGGCCAGCAGGAGTTGACCGTTCTCCGGACAGTGGATTCACCCGGTGCGGCGCCTTCCAGCGGCCCTGAGGGTCCTCTGTCCTTCACGGATGAAGCTGTGTCCATACTGACCTCCAGCAACCTGCTGGCCCGCTCCTTGCTGGGTCGCACCTCTGCAGTCAAGCGCAAAGAGAGTCCAGCTGCCACCACTGCCCGGCGCAAGCGCGAGTTCATCCCCCAGGACAAAAAGGACGAAAGCTACTGGGACAAAAGGAGGAAGAACAACGAGGCGGCCAAACGTTCTCGAGAGAAGCGGAGGGTGAACGACATGGTCCTGGAGAGCCGGGTGCTTGCTTTGCTGGAGGAGAACGCCCGGCTTAGGGCGGAGCTCCTGGCTCTGAAGTTCCGCTTTGGCTTGATTAAAGATCCGTCCAACACACAGATTCTACCGCTTGCTGGAGCTCCTCAACACAATCTTCCAAACCTCACTCCCCAATATTATCCCCACAGAGGTGATGGAGGCCCTCAAAGCTCAAATCCCAACAACCACTTAGGCCAGTCAGGCACCAGGAGCTCGAGAGAGGCTGGCAACATCTCAGAGGACTCTGGGTTTTCTACGCCAGGAGGGTCGAGCGTGGGCAGCCCCATCTTTTTCGACGAACGCTTTGGCGACCATGGGAAGTTTTCACCCCAACGAGTGGAAGAGATGGGTTATGACCTCCAGCAGTCACCGGGCGATGTCCACCACTCTGCGGCACTCGCCGTCGGGAAGCCGGACCAAGCAGAGGGGATGAAAAACCTTCCACACAAGCTACGTTTCAAGACCCCCGGGAGCGGGGAGGGCCTCGACATCGGTTGCGACAATGCCAGCGTAAGACGCAGCCCTCGGGAGACCAGGAAAGGGCCGAGCGGAGGCGAAGTAGGAGCGGGGCATTGTCCCGGCTCCTGGGTCCAGCAACTGGAAAGGGAGGAATGCCAGAAGGAGAGACAGACTCTTCATTACGGTACTTCTACTGCCGGCTGTAACCTCCATTCTCCTCCCATGCCCGGACAAAGCGACGTCCAGTATCAGCATGAGAACACTTACCTGAAATCTCAGCTCAGCTCCCTCTCTGAGGAGGTGGCTCAGCTGAAGAAGCttttcacagagcagctcatGTCCAAAATCAACTGA